A genomic segment from Bacillota bacterium encodes:
- a CDS encoding glutamyl-tRNA amidotransferase: protein MKISKKTKRTFAVYCALVLVILFTSPVYAADDPLTVVNNLSNFIFGLIRAIGLILLGFGIVQIGLSLKSHDPSQRANGFLTLAGGIIITFAKEILNLITGG from the coding sequence ATGAAAATTTCCAAGAAAACCAAAAGGACATTCGCCGTTTATTGCGCATTGGTGCTGGTGATCCTCTTTACCTCACCTGTCTATGCGGCCGACGACCCGCTGACCGTCGTCAACAACCTGTCCAACTTCATATTCGGGCTGATCCGGGCCATCGGTCTGATCCTGCTGGGCTTCGGCATTGTGCAGATCGGCCTTTCTCTCAAATCCCACGATCCGTCCCAGAGGGCCAATGGCTTCCTGACCCTTGCCGGCGGCATAATTATCACCTTTGCCAAAGAAATTCTGAATCTCATTACAGGAGGTTGA